Proteins from one Mycolicibacter virginiensis genomic window:
- a CDS encoding DUF2550 domain-containing protein, whose protein sequence is MSTPMICMVVLVGVLLGAVVALSYRLWKLRQGGTAAIMRDLPAVGGHGWRHGVVRYRGGEAAFYRLSSVRLWPDRRLSRRGVDVVARRAPRGDEFDIMTDEIVVLELCDVSQDRRAGFEIALDRGARTAFLSWLEARPSPRARRQSY, encoded by the coding sequence ATGAGCACGCCCATGATCTGCATGGTCGTGCTCGTCGGCGTTTTGCTGGGCGCTGTTGTTGCGCTCAGCTATCGGCTGTGGAAGCTGCGCCAAGGCGGTACGGCCGCGATCATGCGCGACCTTCCTGCCGTTGGCGGCCACGGCTGGCGTCATGGCGTGGTCCGCTATCGCGGCGGCGAAGCTGCTTTCTACCGACTTTCCAGCGTGCGGTTGTGGCCGGATCGTCGGCTCAGCCGGCGTGGCGTGGACGTGGTGGCCCGCCGCGCGCCCCGGGGTGACGAATTCGACATCATGACCGACGAGATCGTGGTGCTCGAACTCTGCGATGTCAGCCAGGATCGGCGGGCCGGCTTCGAGATTGCGCTGGACCGGGGCGCGCGGACCGCCTTCCTGTCCTGGCTAGAGGCGCGTCCGTCGCCGCGGGCCCGGCGTCAGAGCTACTGA
- a CDS encoding cob(I)yrinic acid a,c-diamide adenosyltransferase, giving the protein MAVHITRVYTRTGDDGTTGLSDFSRVPKTDPRLVAYADVEEANAAIGVAIALGQPAEAVNATLLHIQNDLFDAGADLATPVAENPKYPPLRITADYVDRVEAWCDEYNEQLPPLNSFILPGGSPLAALLHVARTAVRRAERSAWAALDAYPDGVSVLPAKYLNRLSDLMFVLCRVANTDGDVLWKPGGDRTDRPEK; this is encoded by the coding sequence ATGGCAGTGCACATCACCCGCGTTTACACCCGTACCGGCGACGACGGGACGACCGGCCTGAGCGATTTCTCTCGCGTGCCCAAGACCGACCCGCGGCTGGTGGCCTACGCCGATGTCGAGGAGGCCAACGCCGCGATCGGTGTCGCGATTGCACTCGGCCAACCCGCCGAAGCCGTGAACGCCACGCTGCTGCACATCCAGAACGACCTGTTCGACGCGGGTGCGGATCTGGCCACGCCGGTCGCGGAGAATCCGAAGTACCCGCCGCTGCGGATCACCGCCGACTACGTCGACCGGGTGGAGGCGTGGTGTGACGAATACAACGAGCAGTTGCCTCCGCTGAACTCGTTCATCCTGCCGGGTGGCTCACCGCTCGCGGCGCTGCTGCACGTGGCCCGAACCGCAGTGCGCCGGGCCGAGCGCTCGGCCTGGGCCGCACTCGATGCCTACCCGGACGGGGTGTCGGTGCTGCCGGCGAAGTATCTGAATCGGTTGTCGGACTTGATGTTTGTGTTGTGCCGAGTGGCCAATACCGACGGTGACGTGCTCTGGAAGCCCGGCGGCGATCGCACCGATCGCCCCGAAAAGTAG
- the atpD gene encoding F0F1 ATP synthase subunit beta has product MTVTADKTTAGRVVRVTGPVVDVEFPRGAVPELFNALHAEISFSELAKTLTLEVAQHLGDNLVRTISMQPTDGLVRGTEVTDTGAAISVPVGHEVKGHVFNALGHCLDKPGYGEDFEHWGIHRKPPAFNELEPRTEMLETGLKVVDLLTPYVRGGKIALFGGAGVGKTVLIQEMINRIARNFGGTSVFAGVGERTREGNDLWVELEDANVLKDTALVFGQMDEPPGTRMRVALSALTMAEWFRDEAGQDVLLFIDNIFRFTQAGSEVSTLLGRMPSAVGYQPTLADEMGELQERITSTRGRSITSMQAVYVPADDYTDPAPATTFAHLDATTELSRAVFSKGIFPAVDPLASSSTILDPAIVGEDHYRVAQEVIRVLQRYKDLQDIIAILGIDELSEEDKQLVGRARRIERFLSQNMMAAEQFTGQPGSTVPLKETIEAFDRLTKGDFDHLPEQAFFLIGGLDDLAKKAESLGAKL; this is encoded by the coding sequence ATGACTGTTACCGCTGACAAGACAACCGCCGGCCGCGTGGTGCGCGTAACCGGCCCCGTCGTCGACGTCGAGTTCCCCCGGGGCGCGGTGCCCGAGCTGTTCAACGCTCTGCACGCGGAGATCTCCTTCTCGGAGCTGGCCAAGACGCTCACCCTCGAGGTCGCCCAGCACCTGGGTGACAACCTGGTCCGCACCATTTCGATGCAGCCCACCGACGGCCTGGTGCGTGGCACCGAGGTCACCGACACCGGTGCCGCGATCTCGGTGCCGGTGGGGCACGAGGTCAAGGGCCACGTGTTCAACGCCCTCGGCCACTGCCTCGACAAGCCGGGCTACGGCGAGGACTTCGAGCACTGGGGCATCCACCGGAAGCCCCCGGCCTTCAACGAGCTGGAACCGCGCACCGAGATGCTCGAGACCGGCCTGAAGGTCGTCGACCTGCTCACCCCGTACGTGCGTGGCGGCAAGATCGCCCTGTTCGGTGGTGCCGGCGTGGGCAAGACCGTGCTCATCCAGGAGATGATCAACCGTATCGCCCGCAACTTCGGTGGCACCTCGGTGTTCGCCGGCGTGGGCGAGCGCACCCGTGAGGGCAACGACCTGTGGGTCGAGCTCGAGGACGCCAACGTGCTCAAGGACACCGCCTTGGTGTTCGGCCAGATGGACGAGCCGCCGGGCACTCGTATGCGCGTGGCGCTGTCGGCCCTGACGATGGCCGAGTGGTTCCGCGACGAGGCGGGCCAGGACGTGCTGCTCTTCATCGACAACATCTTCCGGTTCACCCAGGCCGGCTCCGAGGTCTCGACCCTGCTGGGCCGCATGCCTTCGGCCGTGGGTTACCAGCCCACGCTGGCCGACGAGATGGGTGAGCTGCAGGAGCGGATCACCTCGACCCGCGGTCGGTCCATCACCTCGATGCAGGCCGTGTACGTGCCCGCCGACGACTACACCGACCCGGCGCCGGCGACCACGTTCGCGCACTTGGACGCGACCACCGAGCTGAGCCGTGCGGTGTTCTCCAAGGGCATCTTCCCGGCGGTGGACCCGCTGGCCTCCAGCTCGACCATCCTGGACCCGGCCATCGTCGGCGAAGACCACTACCGGGTCGCCCAGGAGGTCATCCGGGTGCTGCAGCGTTACAAGGACCTGCAGGACATCATCGCCATCCTCGGTATCGACGAGCTGTCCGAAGAGGACAAGCAGCTGGTCGGCCGGGCACGGCGTATCGAGCGGTTCCTGAGCCAGAACATGATGGCGGCGGAGCAGTTCACCGGCCAGCCGGGTTCGACGGTGCCGCTGAAGGAGACCATCGAGGCCTTCGACCGCTTGACCAAGGGTGACTTCGACCACCTGCCCGAGCAGGCGTTCTTCCTGATCGGTGGTCTCGACGACCTGGCCAAGAAGGCCGAGAGCCTGGGCGCCAAGCTGTGA
- the atpA gene encoding F0F1 ATP synthase subunit alpha — MAELTISSDDIQGAIEEYVTSFSADTAREEVGTVIDAGDGIAHVEGLPSVMTQELLEFPGGVLGVALNLDEHNVGAVILGNFENIEEGQQVKRTGEVLSVPVGDGFLGRVVNPLGQPIDARGEIEAETRRPLEMQAPSVVQRQSVSEPLQTGIKAVDAMTPIGRGQRQLIIGDRKTGKTALCVDTILNQRKNWETGDPNQQVRCVYVAIGQKGTTIASVRRALEEGGAMDYTTIVAAPASDSAGFKWLAPYTGSAIAQHWMYSGKHVLIVFDDLTKQAEAYRAISLLLRRPPGREAYPGDVFYLHSRLLERCAKLSDELGGGSLTGLPIIETKANDISAYIPTNVISITDGQCFLESDLFNQGVRPAINVGVSVSRVGGAAQIKAMKEVAGSLRLDLSQYRELEAFAAFASDLDATSKAQLERGARLVELLKQPQYAPLPVEEQVVSIFLGTEGHLDSVPVEDVGRFESELLDHIRASENDLLTGIRESKKLSDEASEKLVAVINQFKKGFAASDGSSVVPDEHVEALDADKLGKEAVQVHKAAPAKKK, encoded by the coding sequence ATGGCAGAGTTGACAATCTCCTCTGACGACATTCAGGGGGCGATCGAGGAGTACGTGACCTCCTTCAGCGCCGACACCGCGCGCGAGGAGGTCGGCACCGTCATCGACGCCGGCGACGGCATCGCACACGTCGAGGGCCTTCCTTCGGTGATGACCCAGGAGCTCCTCGAGTTCCCCGGCGGGGTGCTGGGCGTGGCCCTGAACCTCGACGAGCACAACGTCGGTGCGGTCATCCTGGGCAACTTCGAGAACATCGAAGAGGGCCAGCAGGTCAAGCGCACCGGCGAGGTGCTCTCGGTGCCGGTCGGCGACGGCTTCCTCGGTCGCGTCGTCAACCCGCTGGGACAGCCGATCGACGCTCGCGGCGAGATCGAAGCCGAGACCCGTCGTCCGTTGGAGATGCAGGCCCCCTCGGTGGTTCAGCGTCAGAGCGTCAGCGAACCGCTGCAGACCGGTATCAAGGCCGTCGACGCCATGACCCCGATCGGCCGGGGCCAGCGTCAGCTCATCATCGGCGACCGCAAGACCGGCAAGACCGCGCTCTGTGTGGACACCATCCTCAACCAGCGCAAGAACTGGGAGACCGGCGACCCGAACCAGCAGGTTCGCTGCGTCTATGTCGCCATCGGTCAGAAGGGCACCACCATCGCCAGCGTGCGGCGCGCGCTGGAAGAGGGCGGCGCCATGGACTACACCACGATCGTCGCCGCGCCCGCTTCGGACTCCGCCGGCTTCAAGTGGCTGGCCCCCTACACCGGCTCGGCGATCGCCCAGCACTGGATGTACTCGGGCAAGCACGTGCTGATCGTGTTCGACGACCTGACCAAGCAGGCCGAGGCCTACCGCGCCATCTCGCTGCTGCTGCGCCGCCCGCCGGGCCGCGAGGCCTACCCGGGTGACGTGTTCTACCTGCACTCCCGTCTGCTGGAGCGTTGCGCGAAGCTCTCCGACGAGCTGGGCGGCGGTTCGCTGACCGGTCTGCCGATCATCGAGACGAAGGCCAACGACATCTCGGCCTACATCCCGACCAACGTCATCTCGATCACCGACGGCCAGTGCTTCCTGGAGAGCGACCTGTTCAACCAGGGTGTTCGCCCGGCCATCAACGTCGGTGTGTCGGTGTCCCGTGTCGGTGGCGCCGCGCAGATCAAGGCGATGAAGGAGGTGGCCGGCTCGCTGCGTCTGGACCTGTCGCAGTACCGCGAGCTGGAGGCCTTCGCCGCTTTCGCCTCCGACCTGGACGCCACCTCGAAGGCTCAGCTGGAGCGTGGTGCACGCCTGGTGGAGTTGCTCAAGCAGCCCCAGTACGCACCGCTGCCCGTCGAGGAGCAGGTGGTCTCGATCTTCCTGGGTACCGAAGGCCACCTGGACTCGGTGCCGGTCGAGGACGTGGGCCGCTTCGAATCGGAGCTGCTGGACCACATCCGGGCCTCGGAGAACGACCTCCTGACCGGGATCCGTGAGTCCAAGAAGCTCTCCGACGAGGCCAGCGAGAAGCTGGTTGCCGTGATCAACCAGTTCAAGAAGGGCTTCGCCGCATCGGACGGCAGCTCGGTGGTCCCCGACGAGCACGTTGAAGCGCTCGACGCGGACAAGCTCGGCAAGGAAGCGGTGCAGGTCCACAAGGCCGCGCCGGCGAAGAAGAAGTAA
- a CDS encoding F0F1 ATP synthase subunit B/delta, with translation MSIFIGQLVGFAVIVWLLVKFVVPPVRKLMADQQESVRKQLEEAAAAAARLTEAGQAHSTALANAAAEAQQVTAEARSDAERIAEQLRSQAGVEAERVKTTGGQQVGLMRAQLIRELRSGLGAEAVQRAGELVRAHVADPQRQSATVDRFLDELDAMAPKSVEVESPILVRMRSASRQALAGLLDKFSEAAGGLDQQGLAALAGDLTAVAELLERENVITRHLTVPTDDAAPKVRLVQRLFADKIGPAALTLVTDAASARWSNGADLVTAVEHVARQALLLSAESAGTVDEVEDQLFRFSRVLDAQPRLDILLGDTATPAAGRVGLLRNVIGSGSGANPIAVALLEQTVRLLRGQSAHQAITELAQIAVARRGELVAHVGAAAELSDTQRTRLNTVLSRIYSHPVRVQVGVDPALLGGLTISVGDEVIDGTLSSRLAAAKTQLPD, from the coding sequence ATGTCGATTTTCATCGGGCAGCTGGTCGGCTTTGCCGTCATCGTGTGGCTGCTGGTCAAGTTCGTCGTGCCACCGGTGCGCAAGCTGATGGCCGACCAGCAGGAGTCGGTCCGCAAGCAGCTGGAGGAGGCGGCAGCAGCCGCCGCTCGCCTGACCGAAGCCGGTCAGGCGCACTCCACGGCACTGGCCAACGCCGCGGCCGAGGCGCAGCAGGTCACGGCGGAGGCCCGCTCGGACGCCGAGCGGATCGCCGAACAACTGCGCAGCCAGGCCGGTGTCGAAGCCGAGCGCGTGAAGACCACTGGCGGACAGCAGGTCGGTCTCATGCGGGCGCAACTCATCCGTGAGCTGCGGTCAGGCTTGGGTGCCGAAGCTGTGCAGCGGGCGGGCGAACTGGTTCGCGCGCACGTCGCCGACCCGCAGCGGCAGTCCGCCACTGTGGATCGGTTCCTCGACGAGCTCGACGCCATGGCGCCGAAGTCCGTCGAGGTCGAATCGCCGATCTTGGTCCGGATGCGTTCGGCCAGCCGCCAGGCGCTGGCCGGCCTGCTGGACAAGTTCAGCGAGGCGGCCGGTGGCCTGGACCAGCAGGGCCTGGCCGCGCTGGCCGGTGACTTGACTGCGGTCGCCGAACTGCTCGAGCGCGAGAACGTGATCACGCGGCACCTGACCGTGCCGACCGACGACGCCGCACCGAAGGTGCGGCTGGTTCAGCGCCTGTTCGCCGACAAGATCGGTCCCGCCGCCCTGACGCTGGTGACCGACGCTGCGTCGGCCCGCTGGTCCAACGGCGCGGACCTGGTCACCGCCGTCGAGCACGTCGCCCGGCAGGCACTGCTGCTGTCGGCCGAGAGTGCGGGCACCGTCGACGAGGTGGAGGACCAGCTGTTCCGGTTCTCCCGCGTGTTGGACGCCCAGCCCCGTCTGGACATCCTGCTCGGTGACACCGCGACCCCGGCCGCTGGCCGGGTCGGGTTGCTGCGCAACGTCATCGGCAGTGGCAGCGGTGCTAACCCGATCGCGGTGGCGCTGCTCGAGCAGACCGTACGGCTGCTGCGTGGCCAGTCCGCGCATCAGGCGATCACCGAGCTTGCTCAGATCGCGGTGGCACGTCGCGGCGAGCTGGTGGCACACGTCGGTGCGGCCGCCGAGCTCAGCGACACCCAGCGCACTCGGCTGAACACCGTGTTGAGCCGGATCTACAGCCACCCGGTCCGCGTGCAGGTCGGTGTCGACCCGGCACTGCTGGGCGGGCTGACGATCTCGGTCGGTGACGAGGTGATCGACGGCACGCTGTCGTCGCGTCTCGCCGCAGCCAAGACGCAATTGCCCGACTGA
- the murA gene encoding UDP-N-acetylglucosamine 1-carboxyvinyltransferase produces the protein MGERFVVTGGNRLSGEVAVGGAKNSVLKLMAAALLAEGTSTITNCPDILDVPLMAEVLRGLGANVELDGTTVRITSPDEPKYDADFAAVRQFRASVCVLGPLVGRCLKAKVALPGGDAIGSRPLDMHQAGLRQLGATCNIEHGCVVAHAEKLRGAEIQLEFPSVGATENILMAAVLAEGVTTIHNAAREPDVADLCTMLNQMGAQIEGAGSPTLKITGVPRLHPTEHEVIGDRIVAATWAIAAVMTRGDISVTGVDPAHLQLVLHKLHDAGATVTQSDNGFRVVQYERPKAVNVATLPFPGFPTDLQPMAIGLAAIADGTSMITENVFEARFRFVEEMIRLGADARTDGHHAVVRGLPQLSSAPVWASDIRAGAGLVLAGLVADGETEVHDVYHIDRGYPLFVEYLGDLGAEIERVI, from the coding sequence GTGGGTGAGCGTTTCGTGGTTACCGGAGGTAACCGATTGTCCGGTGAAGTCGCCGTCGGTGGCGCTAAGAACAGCGTCCTGAAGCTGATGGCGGCGGCCTTGTTGGCGGAAGGCACCAGCACCATCACCAACTGCCCGGACATTCTGGACGTGCCGCTGATGGCCGAGGTGCTGCGGGGCCTGGGTGCCAATGTCGAACTCGACGGCACGACGGTGCGCATCACCTCGCCCGACGAACCCAAGTACGACGCGGACTTCGCCGCGGTGCGGCAGTTCCGGGCTTCGGTCTGTGTGCTGGGCCCCCTGGTGGGGCGGTGTCTGAAGGCGAAGGTGGCACTACCGGGCGGTGACGCGATCGGCTCGCGCCCGCTCGACATGCATCAGGCCGGCCTGCGGCAGTTGGGCGCCACGTGCAATATCGAGCACGGTTGTGTGGTTGCGCACGCCGAGAAGCTGCGCGGCGCCGAGATCCAGTTGGAGTTCCCGTCGGTCGGCGCCACCGAGAACATTTTGATGGCCGCGGTCCTGGCCGAAGGGGTCACGACCATCCACAATGCGGCGCGTGAGCCCGATGTCGCTGATCTCTGCACGATGCTCAACCAGATGGGCGCGCAGATCGAGGGTGCGGGTTCTCCAACGCTGAAGATCACTGGGGTACCGCGTCTGCATCCCACCGAGCACGAGGTGATCGGCGACCGGATCGTGGCAGCCACCTGGGCGATTGCCGCGGTGATGACCCGCGGCGACATCTCGGTCACCGGGGTGGATCCGGCTCACCTGCAGCTTGTGCTGCACAAGTTGCACGATGCGGGGGCGACCGTCACCCAGTCCGACAACGGCTTCCGGGTGGTGCAATACGAGCGGCCCAAGGCTGTCAACGTCGCGACCTTGCCGTTTCCGGGATTCCCCACTGACCTGCAGCCGATGGCGATAGGCCTCGCGGCGATTGCCGATGGCACGTCGATGATCACCGAGAACGTCTTCGAGGCCAGGTTCCGGTTCGTTGAGGAGATGATCCGCCTCGGGGCCGATGCGCGTACCGACGGCCACCATGCGGTGGTGCGTGGGCTGCCGCAGCTCTCGAGTGCACCCGTGTGGGCCTCCGACATCCGTGCCGGAGCCGGTCTGGTCCTTGCGGGCCTGGTCGCAGACGGTGAGACCGAGGTCCACGACGTCTACCACATCGATCGCGGCTACCCGCTGTTCGTGGAATATCTAGGCGATTTGGGCGCTGAGATAGAACGTGTAATATAG
- a CDS encoding F0F1 ATP synthase subunit gamma gives MAATLRELRGRIRSAGSIKKITKAQELIATSRIGRAQTRLETARPYADEITRLLTTLAAEAALDHPLLVERSEPKRAGVLVVSSDRGLCGGYNANVFRRAEELFSLLRSEGKDPVLYVVGRKALAYYSFRNWAVTDSWTGFSEQPTYENAATIASTLVDAFLAGVDDDGDHPGTDGVLGVDELHIVSTDFRSMLSQSAEARRIAPMLVEYVGEETGPKTLYSFEPDATTLFDSLLPRYLTTRVYAALLDSAASELASRQRAMKSATDNADDLIKALTLEANRERQAQITQEISEIVGGANALADAAR, from the coding sequence ATGGCAGCCACACTTCGCGAACTACGCGGGCGAATCCGCTCAGCCGGGTCGATCAAGAAGATCACCAAGGCCCAGGAGCTGATCGCCACCTCGCGTATCGGCCGGGCGCAGACTCGGCTGGAAACGGCACGGCCGTACGCCGACGAGATCACCCGGTTGCTCACCACCCTGGCCGCCGAGGCGGCCCTGGACCACCCGTTGCTGGTCGAGCGCAGCGAGCCCAAACGGGCGGGTGTCTTGGTGGTGTCGTCCGACCGTGGTCTGTGTGGCGGCTACAACGCCAACGTCTTCCGCCGGGCAGAGGAGCTGTTCTCTCTGCTGCGCTCGGAGGGCAAGGACCCGGTGCTCTACGTCGTTGGCCGCAAGGCGCTGGCGTACTACTCGTTCCGGAACTGGGCGGTCACCGACTCCTGGACCGGATTCTCCGAGCAGCCGACGTACGAGAACGCCGCCACGATCGCTTCGACTCTGGTTGATGCCTTCCTGGCCGGCGTCGACGACGACGGCGACCACCCGGGGACCGACGGGGTCCTGGGCGTCGACGAACTGCACATCGTGTCGACCGACTTCCGCTCGATGCTGTCGCAGTCGGCTGAGGCGCGTCGGATCGCCCCGATGCTGGTGGAGTACGTGGGCGAGGAGACCGGTCCGAAGACCCTGTACTCCTTCGAGCCGGATGCCACGACGCTGTTCGACTCGTTGCTGCCGCGGTATCTGACCACCCGCGTGTATGCCGCGCTGCTCGACTCGGCGGCCTCGGAGCTGGCTTCGCGCCAGCGCGCGATGAAGTCGGCGACCGACAACGCCGACGACTTGATCAAAGCGTTGACCCTTGAGGCCAACCGCGAGCGCCAGGCTCAGATCACCCAGGAAATCAGCGAAATCGTTGGCGGTGCGAATGCCCTCGCCGACGCCGCCCGGTAA
- a CDS encoding PE-PPE domain-containing protein — protein MRTHICFPVVASLAAASFLAGAPVVSPVAKASAPAFSLTGNGTSLGGGDALIMGGTGIPQPPQAYLDAVNTLFLAPHGFTGNLVSQWGPENVSPTSSAVGLQELQNSIAERLNAGTVTADNPIVVFGYSQSGGIAANLVNWLVENDVSNDLVRFVTIGSMAAARVDLDAYHTDVYNYEYDPVGVKPIYDNPLSQLNSALGFIYGHSVYLSATPEQIANAIELPVADPDSLTTFHMIPSELLPLLAPLQLLPIIGMPLYELLEPVTRILVNLGYGSIDHGWPPGDIDELPAGGGLFPPNIDFGDLVTALGKAAFDGISNSISSWFDPATYTLYSLQDHPSLAGIVNEGYLAGYLDSPHPSLEEALTGLSNFLAAFTDTTPYPMPDPVDLVG, from the coding sequence GTGCGCACTCATATTTGCTTTCCCGTTGTTGCAAGTCTTGCCGCCGCCAGCTTCCTTGCCGGCGCCCCCGTCGTATCGCCGGTAGCCAAGGCATCGGCGCCCGCGTTCTCGCTGACGGGCAATGGCACGTCGCTGGGGGGCGGAGATGCGCTGATCATGGGTGGTACGGGCATTCCCCAACCGCCACAGGCCTATCTCGACGCGGTCAACACACTCTTCTTGGCTCCCCATGGCTTCACCGGCAACCTGGTATCGCAGTGGGGGCCGGAGAACGTCAGTCCGACGTCGAGCGCGGTCGGCCTCCAGGAACTGCAGAACTCGATCGCTGAGCGGCTCAACGCCGGCACAGTGACTGCCGACAACCCGATCGTGGTGTTCGGTTACTCCCAGAGTGGGGGGATCGCGGCCAACCTGGTGAATTGGTTGGTCGAGAACGATGTGTCCAACGACCTTGTCCGGTTTGTGACGATCGGTTCCATGGCCGCCGCTCGAGTCGATCTCGATGCCTACCACACCGACGTCTACAACTACGAATACGACCCTGTCGGGGTCAAGCCGATTTACGACAACCCGCTGTCGCAGCTTAATTCCGCGCTCGGGTTCATCTACGGGCACTCGGTCTATCTGAGTGCGACCCCGGAGCAGATCGCGAACGCCATCGAACTGCCGGTCGCCGACCCGGACTCGCTGACCACGTTCCACATGATCCCGTCCGAGCTCCTGCCGCTGCTGGCGCCGCTGCAGTTGCTTCCGATCATCGGAATGCCGCTCTACGAGTTGTTGGAGCCCGTCACCCGGATCCTGGTGAACCTCGGCTACGGCAGCATCGACCACGGCTGGCCGCCCGGGGACATCGACGAGTTGCCTGCCGGCGGTGGCCTGTTCCCGCCCAACATTGACTTCGGCGACCTCGTGACCGCGCTGGGCAAGGCAGCGTTCGACGGGATCAGCAACTCCATTTCCAGCTGGTTCGATCCGGCCACCTACACGCTCTACTCGCTGCAAGATCACCCGTCGTTGGCCGGAATCGTCAACGAGGGATACCTGGCGGGCTACCTCGACTCGCCGCACCCTTCGCTGGAGGAGGCGCTGACCGGGTTGTCCAACTTCTTGGCGGCGTTCACCGACACTACGCCGTATCCCATGCCCGATCCGGTCGATCTGGTTGGCTAA
- a CDS encoding F0F1 ATP synthase subunit epsilon — translation MAELDVDIVAVDRKVWSGKATFIFTRTTVGEIGILPGHIPVVAELVDDAMVRVDRVEEDELRLAVHGGFLSVTEEGVSILAEAVDFTSEIDEASARHEAQSSDPKMAARGRARLRALGLID, via the coding sequence ATGGCAGAGCTTGACGTCGACATCGTCGCGGTCGATCGCAAGGTGTGGTCGGGCAAGGCCACGTTCATCTTCACCCGGACCACCGTTGGTGAGATCGGCATCCTGCCGGGACACATCCCGGTAGTTGCCGAGCTCGTCGACGACGCCATGGTGCGGGTGGACCGGGTCGAAGAGGACGAGCTGCGGCTTGCCGTGCACGGCGGCTTCCTGTCGGTGACCGAAGAGGGTGTCAGCATCCTGGCTGAGGCTGTCGACTTCACCTCAGAGATCGACGAGGCATCCGCACGGCACGAGGCCCAGTCCAGCGACCCCAAGATGGCTGCACGGGGACGGGCCAGGCTGCGCGCCCTGGGTCTAATCGACTAA
- a CDS encoding methylated-DNA--[protein]-cysteine S-methyltransferase translates to MTTQRMIDSPIGPLTLAGNDGKLSHLLMLDHSHAPSRTGWIRDDAAFPDVVEQLAAYFAGDLTEFDLTYEMAGTDFQRRVWAALLTIPYGQTRSYGQLATQIGSPTASRAVGLANGRNPISIIVPCHRVIGSNGSLTGYGGGIDRKRALLGLEQQHSHATLFD, encoded by the coding sequence ATGACCACCCAACGCATGATCGATAGCCCCATCGGGCCGCTCACTCTGGCAGGCAATGACGGCAAGCTCAGCCATCTGTTGATGCTGGATCATTCGCACGCCCCCAGCCGAACGGGCTGGATACGCGACGACGCCGCATTTCCGGATGTGGTGGAGCAACTCGCGGCATACTTCGCCGGCGACCTCACCGAGTTCGACCTGACCTATGAGATGGCCGGCACCGACTTCCAACGCCGGGTGTGGGCCGCCCTGCTGACCATCCCGTACGGACAGACCCGCTCCTACGGTCAGCTGGCCACTCAGATCGGGTCGCCCACCGCCTCCCGCGCCGTCGGGTTGGCCAACGGGCGCAACCCGATCTCGATCATCGTCCCGTGCCACCGCGTCATTGGCAGCAACGGCAGCCTGACCGGTTACGGGGGCGGTATCGACCGCAAGCGGGCACTGTTGGGCCTCGAACAGCAGCACAGCCACGCCACCCTGTTCGACTGA